The proteins below come from a single Streptomyces spongiicola genomic window:
- the fomD gene encoding cytidylyl-2-hydroxypropylphosphonate hydrolase, with the protein MAGSAGFEHWAPGEQILWRYRGNGSSEVHICRPVTVVRDTEELLAVWMAPGTECVKPVLADGTPVHEEPLATRYTAPRTTVRARWSGTGVLKLARPGDAWSVWLFWEQGWRFRNWYVNLEEPHLRWSGGIDSEDHFLDIAVQPDRSWCWLDEDEFDQARSAGLMAEEQARRVRAAGLDAVALIRDWGPPYSDGWEDWRPDPRWPVPELPADWNRTRAATSA; encoded by the coding sequence ATGGCGGGATCGGCGGGCTTCGAGCACTGGGCGCCGGGGGAGCAGATCCTCTGGCGGTATCGCGGCAACGGCTCCTCCGAGGTGCACATCTGCCGGCCCGTTACCGTGGTCCGGGACACCGAGGAGCTGCTGGCGGTGTGGATGGCCCCGGGTACCGAGTGCGTCAAGCCGGTGCTCGCCGACGGGACGCCGGTGCACGAGGAACCGCTCGCCACGCGCTACACGGCGCCCCGGACGACCGTGCGCGCCCGCTGGTCCGGCACGGGTGTGCTGAAGCTCGCCCGGCCCGGCGACGCGTGGTCGGTGTGGCTCTTCTGGGAGCAGGGCTGGCGGTTCAGGAACTGGTACGTGAACCTGGAGGAGCCGCATCTGCGTTGGTCCGGGGGGATCGACTCCGAAGACCACTTCCTGGACATCGCCGTGCAGCCGGACCGCAGCTGGTGCTGGCTGGACGAGGACGAGTTCGACCAGGCCCGGTCGGCCGGGCTGATGGCCGAGGAGCAGGCGCGGCGGGTTCGTGCGGCGGGTCTGGACGCGGTCGCGCTGATCAGGGACTGGGGTCCGCCGTATTCCGACGGCTGGGAGGACTGGCGGCCCGATCCCCGCTGGCCTGTGCCGGAGCTGCCGGCCGACTGGAACCGGACCCGGGCGGCCACGTCCGCATGA
- a CDS encoding class II fumarate hydratase, whose translation MPDMSENAGRHRIEHDSMGSVRVPEHAKWRAQTQRAVENFPLSGLRLERAHVEALARIKEGAAKVNAELGVLDEDIAGAIREAAAEVAEGLWDEHFPVDVFQTGSGTSSNMNMNEVLATLAGERLGRDVHPNDHVNASQSSNDVFPSSIHIAATAAVTRDLVPALEHLAEALERKAAEFAGVVKAGRTHLMDATPVTLGQEFGGYAAQIRYGIERLKASLPRLAELPLGGTAVGTGINTPPGFPAAVIAEVARATGLPLTEARDHFEAQGARDGLVETSGQLRTVAVSLTKISNDLRWMASGPRTGLAEIRLPDLQPGSSIMPGKVNPVVPEAVLMVAAQVMGNDTTVAVAGAAGNFELNVMLPVMAKNLLESVRLLANASRLLADRTVDGITADEDRAREYAESSPSVVTPLNRYIGYEEAARVAKRSLAERKTIREVVLEGGYVERGALTVEQLDEALDVLRMTRP comes from the coding sequence ATGCCCGACATGAGCGAGAACGCAGGCCGCCACCGGATCGAACACGATTCCATGGGATCGGTGCGCGTGCCGGAGCACGCGAAGTGGCGTGCCCAGACCCAGCGTGCGGTGGAGAACTTCCCCCTCTCCGGGCTGCGGCTGGAACGCGCCCATGTGGAGGCCCTGGCCCGGATCAAAGAGGGTGCCGCCAAGGTCAACGCGGAACTCGGCGTGCTCGACGAGGACATCGCGGGGGCCATCCGGGAAGCGGCCGCCGAGGTCGCCGAGGGCCTCTGGGACGAGCACTTCCCCGTCGACGTCTTCCAGACCGGTTCGGGGACGTCGTCCAACATGAACATGAACGAGGTGCTGGCCACCCTCGCCGGTGAGCGGCTCGGCCGCGACGTCCACCCGAACGACCACGTCAACGCCTCGCAGTCGTCCAACGACGTCTTCCCCTCGTCGATCCACATCGCCGCGACGGCCGCCGTGACGCGGGATCTCGTCCCGGCGCTGGAGCACCTGGCGGAGGCGCTGGAGCGCAAGGCGGCGGAGTTCGCCGGTGTGGTGAAGGCCGGCCGCACCCATCTGATGGATGCGACACCGGTCACCCTCGGCCAGGAGTTCGGCGGCTACGCAGCGCAGATCCGGTACGGGATCGAACGGCTCAAGGCCTCGCTCCCCCGGCTCGCCGAACTCCCGCTCGGCGGTACGGCGGTCGGCACGGGCATCAACACGCCGCCGGGGTTCCCGGCGGCCGTCATCGCCGAGGTGGCGCGCGCGACCGGGCTGCCGCTGACGGAGGCGCGGGACCACTTCGAGGCGCAGGGGGCACGCGACGGACTCGTGGAGACCAGCGGCCAGCTGCGGACGGTCGCCGTCTCGCTGACCAAGATCTCGAACGATCTGCGCTGGATGGCGAGCGGCCCGCGCACCGGCCTCGCCGAGATCCGGCTGCCCGACCTCCAGCCGGGTTCCTCGATCATGCCCGGCAAGGTCAACCCGGTCGTCCCCGAAGCAGTCCTCATGGTGGCCGCGCAGGTCATGGGCAATGACACGACGGTCGCGGTGGCGGGCGCCGCGGGGAACTTCGAGCTGAACGTGATGCTCCCCGTGATGGCCAAGAACCTGCTGGAGTCGGTGCGCCTCCTCGCGAACGCGTCCCGGCTGCTCGCCGACCGCACGGTGGACGGGATCACCGCCGACGAGGACCGGGCCCGCGAGTACGCCGAGTCGTCGCCGTCCGTCGTCACCCCGCTCAACAGGTACATCGGGTACGAGGAGGCCGCGAGGGTCGCCAAGAGGTCCCTGGCGGAGCGGAAGACGATCCGCGAGGTGGTGCTGGAGGGCGGTTACGTGGAACGCGGGGCCCTGACGGTGGAGCAGCTGGACGAGGCGCTTGACGTGCTGCGGATGACGCGTCCCTGA